The following proteins come from a genomic window of Lolium rigidum isolate FL_2022 chromosome 5, APGP_CSIRO_Lrig_0.1, whole genome shotgun sequence:
- the LOC124654248 gene encoding DNA-binding protein MNB1B-like, whose protein sequence is MKPCKQIASMGAAATDEADSRVAAMSDAIQSRKGKKAKGKLAVKSNGAEKPKTHDFSDVSRLLGVMNIAEEKSEDESLALFIYQDQFWMQNFKGVYDKPSVDAIRKVAAENWKFFNDSDKAPYVARARINKIFMAEAVAKVHELKKTLKLTHLMTNKMMNLKM, encoded by the exons ATGAAGCCTTGCAAGCAGATCGCATCCATGGGAGCCGCCGCCACGGACGAGGCCGACAGCAG GGTGGCAGCGATGAGCGATGCAATCCAATCGAGGAAGGGGAAGAAGGCCAAGGGCAA GTTGGCGGTGAAGAGCAATGGAGCGGAGAAGCCCAAGACCCATGACTTTTCCGATGTTTCACGCTTGCTGGGCGTGATGAACATTGCAGAGGAAAAGTCAGAGGATGAATCGCTCGCCCTGTTCATCTACCA GGACCAATTTTGGATGCAGAACTTCAAAGGCGTCTATGACAAGCCGTCCGTAGATGCT ATTCGTAAGGTAGCTGCTGAAAACTGGAAATTCTTTAACGATTCG GACAAGGCCCCTTATGTAGCCAGGGCACGCATTAACAAAATATTCATGGCTGAGGCAGTCGCTAAGGTTCACGAGTTAAAGAAG ACACTGAAGTTGACGCACCTGATGACGAACAAGATGATGAATCTGAAAATGTGA